A section of the Salinigranum marinum genome encodes:
- a CDS encoding helix-turn-helix domain-containing protein, with protein sequence MREFLFSLTYSRGVDRYMDAFIEEESLRSEAIVSCLDTDQFWQLERVTGEPEALDRLDPLLLDESLDRESVSARDCRGVRRHDLLEEGSRHRIVYTHVSEITYCDAVPLIATQYLSGGVVFEVVRRGEQARWRVLMQSDEKVGMVYDTLGAQLADGIGFEFGHLEDATGWRHSLLSSRSLRSEQRETLELAVDRGYFETPREVTLDELADELDLPRSTISYRLRRATAELAKGFVEEEY encoded by the coding sequence ATGCGCGAGTTCCTCTTTTCTCTCACCTACTCTCGGGGCGTCGATCGCTACATGGACGCGTTCATCGAGGAGGAGTCGCTCCGCTCGGAGGCGATCGTCTCGTGTCTCGACACGGACCAGTTCTGGCAGCTCGAACGGGTCACGGGCGAGCCCGAGGCGCTCGATCGGCTCGATCCGTTGTTGCTCGACGAGTCGCTCGACCGCGAGTCCGTCAGCGCCCGCGACTGCCGGGGCGTGCGACGGCACGACCTCCTCGAAGAGGGGAGCCGCCACCGGATCGTCTACACCCACGTCTCGGAGATCACCTACTGCGACGCCGTCCCGCTCATCGCGACCCAGTACCTCAGCGGCGGCGTCGTCTTCGAGGTCGTCCGTCGGGGCGAGCAGGCGCGCTGGCGGGTCCTGATGCAGAGCGACGAGAAGGTCGGGATGGTGTACGACACCCTCGGCGCACAGCTCGCCGACGGGATCGGGTTCGAGTTCGGACATCTCGAGGACGCGACCGGCTGGCGGCACAGTCTCCTGTCGTCGCGATCGCTCCGGAGCGAGCAGCGGGAGACGCTGGAGTTGGCCGTCGACCGCGGCTACTTCGAGACGCCACGGGAGGTGACGCTCGACGAGCTCGCGGACGAACTCGACCTGCCCCGGTCGACGATCTCGTACCGGCTCCGGCGGGCGACCGCCGAACTCGCGAAGGGGTTCGTGGAGGAGGAGTACTGA
- a CDS encoding helix-turn-helix domain-containing protein, whose protein sequence is MPINIDRFDEEPTEVLDLQEGTQPYRILQFLVEHDDKAFTQTEIHEATEIKRGSVGAVLSRLEDRGLVRHRGRYWAIGEDDRLASYAAQTQASSASTTDDYYGEE, encoded by the coding sequence ATGCCAATCAACATCGACCGATTCGACGAGGAACCAACCGAGGTCCTCGACCTCCAGGAGGGCACGCAGCCCTACCGGATTCTCCAGTTCCTCGTCGAACACGACGACAAGGCGTTCACCCAGACGGAGATTCACGAGGCGACCGAAATCAAGCGTGGGAGCGTCGGCGCCGTCCTGTCGCGTCTCGAGGACCGCGGACTCGTCCGTCACCGGGGTCGATACTGGGCGATCGGAGAAGACGATCGCCTCGCGTCGTATGCAGCGCAGACACAGGCTAGTTCGGCCTCGACGACCGACGACTACTACGGAGAGGAGTGA
- a CDS encoding DUF7544 domain-containing protein gives MTLYALDAIDDALDATRTFLWPFDRGRWARLALLMLFVGGVGGFNPVQFPGGSTGGGGVDAPAGADGPGALEAAPSIGGTEVAIIAAIFGVLLLLGLGFLFVGSVMEFVFVDSLRRETVTIRRYWGEHWSRGLRLFGFRLVLGVVSFALVGVVLVAAFAPIVFGDGGLSFGLLLAAIPVFAVVTIASGLVNGFTTMFVVPVMLGEETGVLSAWRRFWPTVTGQWKQYVAYAVMGFVLQLVGGILAGIATLVGAVVIAIPLGLVALAGAALLTVVEAAGWAVILVAAVVFGFALIALVLVVSVPVQTFLRYYALFVLGDTNETFDLIPDRRRAVRE, from the coding sequence GTGACGCTCTACGCGCTCGACGCCATCGACGACGCGCTCGACGCGACGCGGACGTTCCTCTGGCCGTTCGACCGCGGACGGTGGGCGAGGCTCGCCCTGCTCATGCTCTTCGTCGGCGGCGTCGGCGGATTCAACCCCGTCCAGTTTCCCGGCGGGAGCACGGGCGGTGGCGGCGTAGACGCCCCTGCCGGAGCCGACGGCCCGGGCGCTCTGGAGGCTGCCCCGTCGATCGGCGGGACCGAAGTCGCGATCATCGCCGCGATCTTCGGCGTCCTCTTGCTCTTGGGCCTCGGCTTCCTGTTCGTCGGCTCCGTCATGGAGTTCGTCTTCGTCGACTCCCTCCGCCGAGAAACGGTCACGATCCGCCGCTACTGGGGCGAGCACTGGTCACGGGGACTCCGGCTGTTCGGCTTCCGGCTGGTCCTCGGAGTCGTCTCCTTCGCGCTCGTCGGTGTCGTCCTCGTGGCCGCCTTCGCCCCGATCGTCTTCGGTGACGGCGGGCTCTCGTTCGGGCTGCTGTTGGCCGCGATCCCCGTCTTCGCCGTCGTCACGATCGCGAGCGGGCTCGTCAACGGCTTCACGACCATGTTCGTCGTCCCGGTGATGCTCGGGGAAGAGACGGGCGTGCTTTCGGCCTGGCGTCGGTTCTGGCCGACGGTGACCGGCCAGTGGAAGCAGTACGTCGCCTACGCCGTCATGGGGTTCGTGCTCCAGCTCGTGGGCGGGATCCTCGCCGGTATCGCCACCCTCGTCGGGGCGGTCGTGATCGCGATCCCCCTCGGCCTCGTCGCCCTCGCCGGCGCGGCGCTGCTCACGGTCGTCGAGGCCGCCGGCTGGGCGGTCATCCTCGTCGCGGCCGTGGTCTTCGGCTTCGCACTGATCGCCCTCGTGTTGGTCGTCTCCGTGCCCGTGCAGACGTTCCTCCGCTACTACGCGCTGTTCGTCCTCGGGGACACGAACGAGACGTTCGACCTGATCCCCGACCGGCGGCGGGCCGTCCGCGAGTGA
- a CDS encoding tyrosine-type recombinase/integrase → MQGADGRRNAVYRTSTEYLHQRDDAIIATVYDIGLRIVELVALDIDYLRDDASKLYLPGHIQKDYPNENTPPPKTLGLASDTTRLLRSYLTNRWKDSSALFPSRSSDRLSTQGVRDLVHKVAEVAEVRPFKIDGNRGDASDVTPHALRHSTAWRMMNAEDGNTLYDVRSRLRHRSIQTTGRIYDHINDV, encoded by the coding sequence GTGCAGGGAGCCGACGGACGCCGAAATGCGGTGTATCGAACGAGCACTGAGTATCTCCATCAGCGCGACGACGCGATCATCGCGACAGTGTACGACATTGGCCTTCGCATCGTCGAACTCGTCGCGCTCGACATCGACTACCTCCGCGACGACGCTTCGAAGCTCTACCTCCCGGGTCACATTCAGAAGGACTACCCGAACGAGAACACTCCACCGCCGAAGACGCTCGGCCTCGCGAGCGACACCACTCGATTGCTCCGATCGTACCTCACGAACCGATGGAAGGACAGCTCAGCACTCTTCCCTTCGCGGTCGTCCGACCGTCTCTCAACCCAAGGGGTTCGTGATCTGGTTCACAAAGTCGCCGAGGTAGCCGAGGTTCGCCCATTCAAGATCGACGGGAATCGAGGCGATGCCTCCGATGTGACGCCTCATGCGCTCCGACACAGCACCGCGTGGCGGATGATGAACGCTGAGGACGGAAACACCCTCTACGATGTCCGGAGCCGGCTCCGGCACCGTTCAATCCAGACAACCGGACGAATCTACGATCATATCAACGATGTGTAA
- a CDS encoding sulfurtransferase produces the protein MTTTHPADVLVSPAWVADRLDRFREPTPDYRLVEVDVNTDFYRERHAPGAVGFDWQADLQSDTWRDIPTPAEFERLMGDNGIANDTTVVVYGDNANWFATHLYWQFSIYGHDDVRVMDGGREYWLEHGFPTTDEVPTFPATEYHVETTDESIRAFRRDVHEALDAETTLIDVRMPEEYRGELIAPPGMDETAQRAGHIPGAINVLWADNVGSDGRFKPLAVLADLYESHGVTPDDAVIAYCRIGERSSITWFVLHELLGYDRVQNYDGSWTEWGNLVRAPVAVGDEE, from the coding sequence ATGACAACGACGCATCCAGCGGACGTCCTCGTCTCGCCCGCGTGGGTCGCCGACCGACTCGACCGGTTCAGGGAGCCGACTCCCGACTACCGGCTCGTGGAGGTCGACGTGAACACGGATTTCTATCGGGAGCGTCACGCGCCCGGCGCCGTCGGCTTCGACTGGCAGGCGGACCTCCAGAGCGACACCTGGCGCGACATCCCTACGCCGGCGGAGTTCGAGCGGCTGATGGGCGACAACGGCATCGCGAACGACACCACGGTCGTCGTCTACGGCGACAACGCGAACTGGTTCGCGACCCACCTGTACTGGCAGTTCAGCATCTACGGCCACGACGACGTTCGGGTGATGGACGGGGGGCGCGAGTACTGGCTGGAACACGGCTTCCCGACGACCGACGAGGTGCCGACGTTCCCCGCGACGGAGTACCACGTCGAGACGACCGACGAGTCGATCCGCGCGTTCCGTCGCGACGTCCACGAGGCGCTCGACGCGGAGACGACGCTCATCGACGTCCGGATGCCCGAGGAGTACCGGGGGGAGCTGATCGCGCCCCCGGGCATGGACGAGACCGCCCAGCGCGCCGGCCACATCCCCGGCGCGATCAACGTCCTGTGGGCCGACAACGTCGGCTCCGACGGCCGGTTCAAACCGCTGGCGGTGCTGGCCGACCTGTACGAGTCACACGGCGTCACCCCCGACGACGCGGTCATCGCGTACTGCCGGATCGGCGAACGCTCGTCGATCACCTGGTTCGTCCTCCACGAACTGCTCGGCTACGACCGGGTGCAGAACTACGACGGCTCGTGGACCGAGTGGGGGAACCTCGTCCGCGCGCCCGTCGCGGTCGGCGACGAGGAGTAG
- a CDS encoding cbb3-type cytochrome c oxidase subunit I has protein sequence MGGLLVAVGVWLARLENWRSVPLGGRAGGTVSEELSSEKPSGLLRWLTTVDHKDIGILYGVYSVAIFGWAGGAAMIMRLELIDPEMTLLSNQFYNSLLTSHGIAMLILFGTPILAAFSNYFIPLLIGADDMAFPRINAIAFWLLPPSALLVFAGFLPIPDLIPAQTAWTMYTPLSAGVGSGTQANAGVDLMLLGLHLSGISVTMGAINFIATVFTERGDGVTWANLDIFSWTVLTQSGLVLFAFPLLGSAIVMLLMDRNLGTTFFSVDGGYILWQHLFWFWGHPEVYILILPAMGLVSLILPRFSGRRLFGFKFVVYSTLAIGVLSFGVWAHHMFATGIDPRLRASFMTVSLAIAIPTAVKTFNWITTMWNGRVRLTTPMLFCVGFVSNVIIGGVTGVFLASIPVDLILHDTYYVVGHFHYFLMGGTVFAVFAGIYYWFPLVTGRMYQKTLGKAHFWLSMIGTNLTFFAMILLGYGGMPRRYATYLPEFVTLHQVASVGAVLITVAQLIWLFNVVQSYYEGPAVEDGDPWNLRTDGLYTAEWDWFDRKRETALADGGEPSDGDD, from the coding sequence ATGGGCGGGTTGCTCGTCGCTGTCGGCGTGTGGCTCGCGCGGCTCGAGAACTGGCGGTCCGTCCCGCTCGGCGGTCGGGCGGGAGGGACCGTCTCGGAAGAGCTCTCCTCGGAGAAACCGTCGGGACTGCTCCGCTGGCTCACCACCGTGGATCACAAGGACATCGGGATACTCTACGGCGTCTACTCGGTCGCGATCTTCGGGTGGGCCGGTGGGGCGGCGATGATCATGCGTCTCGAGCTGATCGACCCCGAGATGACCCTGCTCTCGAACCAGTTCTACAACTCGCTGCTCACCAGCCACGGGATCGCGATGCTCATCCTGTTCGGGACGCCGATCCTGGCCGCGTTCTCGAACTACTTCATCCCGCTGTTGATCGGCGCCGACGACATGGCGTTCCCGCGCATCAACGCCATCGCCTTCTGGCTCCTACCGCCCTCGGCGCTGCTCGTCTTCGCTGGCTTCCTTCCCATCCCGGACCTCATCCCCGCCCAGACCGCGTGGACGATGTACACGCCGCTGTCGGCGGGCGTCGGCTCCGGCACGCAGGCCAACGCGGGCGTCGACCTGATGCTCCTCGGCCTCCATCTCTCGGGTATCTCCGTCACCATGGGCGCGATCAACTTCATCGCGACCGTCTTCACCGAACGCGGCGACGGCGTCACGTGGGCGAACCTCGACATCTTCTCGTGGACGGTCCTCACCCAGTCGGGGCTCGTTCTCTTCGCGTTCCCCCTCCTGGGGAGTGCGATCGTCATGCTGCTCATGGACCGCAACCTCGGCACGACGTTCTTTTCGGTCGACGGCGGCTACATCCTCTGGCAGCACCTCTTTTGGTTCTGGGGCCATCCCGAGGTGTACATCCTCATCCTCCCGGCGATGGGACTCGTGAGCCTCATCCTCCCGCGGTTTTCGGGGCGGCGGCTGTTCGGCTTCAAGTTCGTCGTCTACTCCACGCTGGCGATCGGCGTGCTCTCCTTCGGCGTGTGGGCCCATCACATGTTCGCGACCGGGATCGACCCGCGCCTGCGCGCGTCGTTCATGACCGTCTCGCTCGCCATCGCCATCCCGACGGCGGTGAAGACGTTCAACTGGATCACGACGATGTGGAACGGCCGCGTCAGGCTCACGACGCCGATGCTCTTCTGCGTCGGCTTCGTCTCGAACGTGATCATCGGCGGCGTGACGGGCGTCTTCCTCGCCTCCATTCCCGTGGACCTCATCCTCCACGACACGTACTACGTCGTCGGCCACTTCCACTACTTCCTCATGGGCGGGACGGTCTTTGCGGTGTTCGCGGGCATCTACTACTGGTTCCCGCTCGTCACCGGCCGGATGTACCAGAAGACCCTCGGCAAGGCGCACTTCTGGCTCTCGATGATCGGGACGAACCTCACGTTCTTCGCGATGATCCTCCTCGGCTACGGCGGAATGCCCCGGCGGTACGCCACGTACCTCCCGGAGTTCGTCACGCTCCACCAGGTCGCGTCCGTCGGGGCCGTCTTGATCACCGTCGCCCAGTTGATCTGGCTGTTCAACGTCGTCCAGTCGTACTACGAGGGACCGGCCGTCGAGGACGGCGACCCCTGGAACCTCCGGACGGACGGGCTGTACACCGCCGAGTGGGACTGGTTCGACCGGAAACGGGAGACGGCGCTGGCTGACGGCGGCGAACCCTCCGACGGCGACGACTGA